In Vibrio sp. FE10, the following are encoded in one genomic region:
- a CDS encoding type I-F CRISPR-associated protein Csy2 — protein sequence MTKLSDLLTIEDEAVKHATLKKMFMPYTEDVCVEGCEKEALTILLNLSSSHQADRCSDWLDVARAKRYLKAAENLEASLDEIKWFHTHNLKFPDCRVKDQRIIAQPLATTEAFISSTVLEQRLGWSHNSAVYRHILWLLNPFCWQSQPVCILSLIQQENPIWLELLKEFGLGTKSLARLQNTMAEQLPENSFPDSVSTYSKQLRFPWGDDYVSVTPVVSHAIQSELEVRSRSRESKLSFVSSSLPNSASIGNLCGSLGGHMKVLNYPLDVKPAQGGTLPESRKKSGRYFDDYQVTNAKICQVLNHLIGSEPSKTQKQRESARKVRSKILRKQIALWMLPLIELRDIVDADLNQQQLEHDDTLAQAFLVRPESGLGSLASEFNRRLHLTFQNNRYAAKFAYHPKLMQVAKAQIVWVLEQLSKPNGNEDKVTGEQYIYLSSMRVQDAVAMSSPYLCGAPSLTAIWGFMHHYQREFNKLVNCDSPFEFSSFSFYVRSENIQPTAKLTEPNSVAKARTVSNAKRPTIRSERLADLEIDLVIRVHSDSRISDFKTALKTALPVAFAGGALYQPQLSTQVEWLKTFTSRSELFHVIKGLPAYGRWLYPGENQPSDFDELERFITKDADNLLVSIGYHLLEHPTKRCNSITSCHAYAENAIGLAKRVNPIEVRFSGRDHFLNHAFWSIECSSETILIKNYRD from the coding sequence ATGACGAAATTAAGTGACTTATTAACAATTGAAGACGAAGCAGTAAAGCACGCTACGCTAAAGAAGATGTTCATGCCCTATACGGAAGATGTGTGTGTTGAAGGGTGTGAAAAAGAAGCGTTAACGATTTTGCTCAATCTCAGTTCAAGCCATCAAGCGGATAGATGCTCGGATTGGTTGGATGTAGCCCGTGCTAAAAGGTATTTAAAAGCGGCTGAGAACCTAGAGGCGTCACTTGATGAAATCAAATGGTTCCACACTCATAATCTCAAGTTTCCAGACTGCCGAGTTAAAGATCAGCGGATAATTGCACAACCTCTTGCGACAACCGAGGCGTTTATCTCAAGCACAGTATTAGAGCAACGCTTAGGGTGGTCGCATAACTCTGCAGTGTATCGCCACATATTATGGTTATTGAATCCTTTTTGTTGGCAATCACAGCCTGTATGTATTCTTTCTCTTATTCAGCAAGAAAACCCAATTTGGCTCGAATTACTTAAAGAGTTTGGTTTAGGCACTAAGTCACTTGCTCGCTTACAAAACACAATGGCAGAACAGCTACCTGAAAATAGCTTCCCTGACAGTGTTAGCACTTACAGCAAGCAATTACGGTTTCCATGGGGGGATGATTATGTTTCAGTCACGCCAGTGGTCAGTCATGCCATCCAAAGTGAGTTAGAGGTGAGATCGAGAAGTCGAGAAAGTAAGCTCAGCTTTGTGTCTTCATCGCTGCCAAACTCGGCAAGTATCGGGAATCTGTGTGGCAGTTTAGGTGGGCATATGAAAGTCCTAAACTATCCGCTAGACGTTAAACCGGCACAGGGTGGGACGTTACCTGAAAGTCGCAAAAAGAGTGGCCGCTACTTTGATGACTATCAGGTAACTAACGCCAAAATTTGTCAGGTGTTAAATCACTTAATTGGATCAGAACCATCAAAAACACAGAAGCAAAGAGAGAGCGCTCGTAAGGTTAGAAGTAAGATCTTACGGAAACAGATTGCGTTGTGGATGCTGCCATTAATTGAATTAAGAGATATCGTTGATGCTGATCTTAATCAACAGCAATTGGAACATGATGACACTTTAGCTCAAGCCTTTTTGGTGCGACCAGAATCGGGTCTAGGCTCTTTAGCTAGTGAATTTAACCGTCGCTTGCATCTCACGTTTCAGAATAATAGGTATGCCGCAAAGTTTGCCTATCATCCTAAGCTTATGCAGGTCGCCAAAGCCCAAATTGTATGGGTACTTGAACAACTTAGTAAACCAAATGGCAATGAAGATAAGGTAACGGGTGAGCAGTATATCTATTTGTCATCAATGAGAGTGCAAGATGCGGTCGCAATGAGTAGCCCATACCTGTGTGGTGCTCCTTCTTTGACGGCTATTTGGGGGTTCATGCACCATTATCAAAGAGAGTTTAATAAGCTAGTTAATTGTGATTCCCCGTTTGAGTTTTCGAGTTTCTCTTTTTATGTTCGAAGCGAGAACATTCAACCGACAGCGAAGCTTACCGAGCCCAACTCAGTCGCCAAAGCACGAACGGTTTCTAACGCGAAGCGACCAACTATTCGTAGTGAACGATTGGCGGACCTAGAAATAGACTTAGTTATCAGAGTCCACAGTGACAGCCGAATTTCAGATTTTAAGACCGCGCTTAAAACGGCACTTCCCGTTGCTTTCGCCGGAGGGGCATTATACCAACCACAGCTCTCGACACAGGTTGAGTGGCTTAAGACGTTTACCAGCAGGAGTGAGCTTTTCCATGTCATAAAAGGGTTACCAGCATATGGGCGATGGTTATATCCAGGTGAAAACCAGCCGAGTGATTTTGATGAACTAGAGCGTTTTATTACTAAAGACGCTGATAATTTGTTAGTTTCCATCGGCTACCATTTGTTAGAGCATCCAACTAAACGGTGCAACTCAATCACCAGTTGTCACGCTTACGCAGAGAATGCGATAGGGCTTGCTAAGCGAGTAAACCCGATAGAAGTACGTTTTAGTGGAAGAGATCACTTTTTGAACCACGCCTTTTGGTCGATAGAATGCAGTAGTGAAACTATTCTTATAAAAAACTATAGGGATTAA
- the csy3 gene encoding type I-F CRISPR-associated protein Csy3 yields the protein MELCTQLNYVRSLSAGKAYFYYLSKSGEMCPLEIDRTRLRAPKGGYAEAFKGGKFVKKNVAPQDLAHSNPQFIEECYVKPGVDDIYCAFPLRIRANSLTPDICSDDEVRSKLSLLANTYKELNGYQELAHRYAKNILLGRWLWRNRECRNLSIEVTTSDSQTLIVENATKLSWYGHWDEASAECLEKLTAYLMRALSDPTEYFYMDVKAKIGVGWGDEVYPSQEFLDSREDGVPTKQLATVEFLNGKETVAFHGQKIGAALQSIDDWWHQNADKPLRVNEYGADREYVIARRHVSHGNDFYQLLRNTENWIGSMTASQVIPNDVHFIMSVLIKGGLFNCSKAK from the coding sequence ATGGAACTTTGCACTCAGCTAAACTACGTTCGATCACTCTCTGCTGGCAAAGCATATTTCTACTATCTATCTAAAAGTGGTGAGATGTGTCCCCTTGAAATTGATAGAACTAGGTTGCGCGCACCAAAAGGTGGTTATGCAGAAGCATTTAAAGGGGGCAAGTTCGTAAAAAAGAATGTTGCTCCACAAGATTTAGCTCACTCCAATCCTCAGTTCATCGAAGAGTGTTATGTAAAGCCAGGTGTCGATGATATCTATTGTGCATTCCCCCTTCGAATTCGAGCCAATTCTCTAACCCCAGATATCTGTAGTGACGATGAAGTGCGCAGTAAACTTTCGTTACTGGCTAATACTTATAAAGAGCTCAATGGGTATCAGGAGCTCGCTCATCGATACGCAAAGAATATACTGCTTGGCCGTTGGCTTTGGCGCAACAGAGAGTGTCGAAACCTGTCGATAGAAGTGACCACCAGTGATTCGCAAACCTTGATTGTAGAAAACGCAACAAAGCTTTCTTGGTATGGTCATTGGGATGAGGCTTCAGCAGAATGCCTAGAAAAGCTCACAGCCTATTTGATGCGAGCGCTATCTGACCCAACCGAATATTTCTATATGGATGTAAAAGCTAAAATTGGAGTTGGTTGGGGAGATGAGGTTTACCCAAGCCAAGAGTTTTTAGATAGCCGAGAAGATGGTGTTCCTACTAAGCAGTTAGCTACCGTAGAATTCTTGAACGGAAAGGAAACTGTTGCTTTTCATGGTCAAAAAATTGGTGCTGCGTTGCAATCGATTGACGATTGGTGGCATCAAAACGCAGATAAACCATTAAGAGTGAACGAATATGGGGCAGATCGAGAATACGTTATAGCAAGGCGACACGTGTCCCATGGAAATGACTTCTATCAACTGCTCAGAAATACAGAGAACTGGATTGGAAGTATGACAGCTTCTCAAGTCATCCCAAATGATGTGCACTTCATCATGTCTGTCTTGATCAAAGGCGGCCTATTCAATTGTTCTAAAGCGAAGTAA
- the cas6f gene encoding type I-F CRISPR-associated endoribonuclease Cas6/Csy4, producing the protein MTKRYYFLIRYIPVQADHELLAGRCISQMHLFMVNNRQAMNKIGVSFPDWSDVTVGQTIAFVAEDKEMMVGLSFQPYFSVMVNEGLFEISSVCEVPDTAVEVRFTRNQTIGKSFLGSKKRRIKRSMARAELSVIEPLLPATNEERVIDSFHRIPISSGSSGEDYILFVQKELVSEHTAANFNSYGLATNQERKGTVPELRF; encoded by the coding sequence ATGACTAAGCGTTACTATTTCTTAATACGTTACATACCTGTACAAGCAGACCATGAATTATTGGCAGGACGGTGTATATCCCAAATGCACTTGTTTATGGTCAATAATCGACAAGCCATGAATAAAATAGGTGTGAGCTTTCCCGACTGGAGTGATGTTACGGTTGGTCAAACCATAGCTTTTGTTGCCGAAGATAAAGAGATGATGGTTGGACTCTCTTTTCAGCCCTATTTCTCTGTGATGGTAAATGAAGGTTTGTTTGAGATTTCTAGTGTTTGTGAGGTGCCTGACACTGCGGTAGAGGTGAGGTTTACCCGTAACCAAACGATCGGGAAAAGTTTTCTGGGCTCCAAGAAACGTCGAATCAAACGTAGCATGGCGAGAGCCGAACTATCTGTTATTGAACCATTGTTACCAGCCACTAATGAAGAGCGAGTCATCGATAGTTTTCATCGAATACCAATCTCCAGCGGTTCATCTGGAGAAGATTATATTTTGTTTGTGCAAAAGGAGCTCGTTAGTGAGCACACTGCAGCAAACTTTAACAGCTATGGCTTAGCCACCAATCAAGAAAGAAAAGGGACGGTACCTGAGTTACGTTTTTAA
- a CDS encoding multidrug effflux MFS transporter: MKNKPSTSFLIFICFLSIGGLISTDIFLPAMKSMGDFYQATESDIQSAIAIFLFGISISQLIYGPLSDSFGRKNILLIGLAIWLVSTLGIFVSTSVDQLYLLRLLQGIGACAGITISRAIMSDLYDREQAGQLYLIIFPFVGMSPAIAPMLGGQLAFYFGWKSCFLFMSLFIAITILLTLFRFSESLPSEKRIPFHPVTLFRNILAVLSHRRFLHFALIPCFAYASYFAYIVESPYLFSSMGLSVNLIGYTYITLSLAYVLGNLAAKKISRKIGTERTIQKGYLIFMLGGFMFALQMLISPSPIVTSILSISILTFGNGFLLPLGTANAIAAKPELSGTASGVMGSLQLGSAAIASHYIGQFSNHDLHTTGLIIGGVSLLGFVIYQLGQLQFNLQLQTKGNIK; encoded by the coding sequence TTGAAAAATAAGCCATCAACATCATTCCTCATCTTTATTTGCTTTTTGTCAATTGGTGGGCTGATATCTACAGATATATTTTTACCTGCAATGAAATCTATGGGGGATTTTTATCAGGCAACTGAAAGCGACATTCAAAGCGCAATTGCAATTTTTTTATTTGGTATTTCTATATCCCAACTTATATATGGTCCACTTTCCGACAGCTTTGGCCGAAAGAATATTTTGTTGATTGGACTTGCTATCTGGCTTGTCTCGACTTTAGGGATATTCGTATCAACGTCTGTGGATCAACTTTACTTACTCCGATTACTCCAAGGGATAGGAGCATGTGCGGGTATCACGATAAGCCGAGCTATCATGAGCGACCTTTACGATCGAGAGCAGGCGGGGCAGCTATATCTGATTATTTTTCCTTTTGTGGGAATGTCTCCAGCAATAGCTCCTATGTTGGGGGGGCAATTAGCGTTCTATTTTGGGTGGAAGTCATGCTTCTTATTTATGTCATTATTTATAGCTATCACGATTTTACTTACTTTGTTTCGTTTTAGTGAAAGTTTGCCTAGCGAAAAACGCATACCTTTTCATCCTGTAACCCTATTTCGCAATATATTGGCAGTGTTGTCTCATCGCCGCTTTCTTCATTTCGCACTGATACCTTGTTTTGCTTATGCCAGTTATTTTGCCTATATAGTGGAGTCACCATACTTATTTAGTTCTATGGGGCTCTCAGTAAATCTTATTGGGTATACCTACATAACACTCTCTTTGGCTTATGTATTGGGTAATCTTGCTGCTAAGAAAATTAGTCGAAAAATTGGGACTGAGCGTACCATTCAGAAAGGTTATCTAATTTTTATGCTGGGTGGGTTCATGTTTGCTCTCCAGATGTTGATCAGTCCTTCACCTATTGTCACCAGCATACTATCAATTTCCATACTGACCTTCGGAAATGGCTTTCTTTTACCACTGGGTACTGCTAATGCAATTGCAGCTAAACCTGAACTATCCGGTACAGCCTCTGGTGTGATGGGCAGCTTACAACTCGGTTCTGCAGCAATTGCATCACATTATATTGGACAGTTTTCGAATCACGACTTACACACCACTGGACTGATCATTGGAGGGGTATCCCTGCTTGGTTTTGTCATATATCAACTAGGACAGCTTCAGTTCAATCTACAGCTACAAACAAAAGGTAATATAAAATAA